A portion of the Drosophila sechellia strain sech25 chromosome 2R, ASM438219v1, whole genome shotgun sequence genome contains these proteins:
- the LOC6609493 gene encoding vitamin K epoxide reductase complex subunit 1 translates to MEQAYSTASRLRWICVCGLAISVYSLYVKMKLKEDKNYRPMCDVNENISCSLVFKSGYGDGFGLANITQVNAPNGAIGCVFYILYFLSTFFNHRWLCVVQLIICTLTLLLCVYLGFLLLFVFYDCCLVCVTIYFIHTWLFQEVLRRYRRLYM, encoded by the exons ATGGAACAGGCGTACAGTACAGCTTCCCGACTGCGATGGATTTGCGTTTGTGGATTGGCCATTTCGGTCTATTCACTGTATGTCAAAATGAAACTGAAGGAGGATAAGAACTATAGGCCAATGTGCGatgtaaatgaaaatataagcTGCTCGCTAGTTTTTAAATCGGG CTATGGTGATGGCTTTGGTCTGGCTAACATAACCCAAGTAAATGCGCCCAACGGAGCCATCGGTTGTGTATTTTATATTCTGTACTTCCTGAGTA CTTTCTTTAATCATCGTTGGCTGTGCGTGGTCCAATTGATCATATGCACTTTGACATTACTTCTCTGCGTTTATCTGGGTTTCCTGCTGCTTTTCGTTTTTTACGATTGCTGTTTGGTGTGCGTGACCATCTATTTCATACACACATGGCTCTTTCAGGAAGTCCTTAGGCGATATAGACGGCTTTATATGTAA